One Lentibacillus cibarius DNA window includes the following coding sequences:
- the narH gene encoding nitrate reductase subunit beta, whose translation MRIKAQVAMVMHLDKCIGCHTCSVTCKTTWTNRPGTEYMWFNNVETRPGVGYPQEWENQDYYKGGWELKNGKLRLRAGGPITKLMNIFYNPNMESMDDYYEPWTYDYQHLINSPKSEHLPVARPKSMITGNYMDKPEWGSNWDDDLAGGSEVVSRDPNVKGLQDHIAMEYEKTFMMYLPRICEHCLNPSCVASCPSGALYKRDEDGIVLVDQEECRGWRFCMNGCPYNKVYYNWNTHKAEKCNFCYPRTEAGLPTICSETCVGRIRYIGVVLYDADRVKAAASVEDPQDLYEAQLNCFLDPFDDEVIKAAKEDGINEEWIKGAQESPIYKMAMKWKIALPLHPEYRTLPMVWYVPPLSPIMNHITNEQELNTDGYIPAVDQMRIPISYLASLLSAGDTSVIRKVLLKLTAMRVHMRSINVGGIDELGKSKLLEEAGTDVETIEEMARLLGVAKYNERFVIPTGRREMDDDLHYRQGACSLEDLAPPEGMVTYPYERGN comes from the coding sequence TTGAGAATTAAAGCGCAAGTTGCCATGGTGATGCACCTGGACAAATGTATTGGTTGTCACACGTGTTCCGTTACCTGTAAAACAACATGGACGAATCGCCCAGGTACCGAATATATGTGGTTCAATAACGTGGAAACAAGACCAGGTGTCGGCTACCCGCAGGAATGGGAGAACCAGGATTATTATAAAGGCGGCTGGGAATTAAAAAATGGAAAACTCCGGCTGCGCGCGGGCGGACCGATCACGAAGCTAATGAACATTTTTTACAATCCAAATATGGAATCTATGGACGATTATTATGAACCATGGACATATGACTATCAACATTTGATAAATAGTCCGAAATCAGAACATCTCCCGGTGGCAAGACCGAAGTCTATGATTACTGGTAATTATATGGACAAGCCGGAATGGGGTTCCAACTGGGACGATGATTTGGCCGGTGGAAGTGAAGTGGTGTCACGCGATCCGAACGTGAAGGGGTTGCAGGATCATATCGCTATGGAATATGAAAAAACGTTCATGATGTACTTACCACGCATTTGCGAACATTGTCTGAATCCTTCCTGTGTCGCGTCCTGTCCATCAGGCGCTTTATACAAGCGTGATGAGGACGGAATTGTTCTAGTTGACCAGGAAGAATGCCGTGGCTGGCGCTTCTGTATGAACGGCTGTCCCTATAACAAAGTGTACTATAACTGGAACACGCATAAGGCTGAGAAGTGCAATTTCTGCTATCCAAGAACAGAGGCAGGACTGCCAACCATCTGTTCGGAAACATGTGTCGGGCGTATCCGCTATATTGGTGTCGTTTTGTATGATGCTGACAGGGTGAAGGCCGCTGCATCGGTTGAGGACCCACAAGACTTATATGAAGCACAGCTAAACTGTTTTCTTGACCCATTTGATGATGAGGTGATTAAAGCAGCGAAAGAAGATGGCATCAACGAAGAGTGGATAAAAGGCGCACAGGAATCACCTATTTATAAAATGGCGATGAAATGGAAGATTGCACTTCCCTTGCATCCGGAGTACCGGACACTGCCGATGGTATGGTATGTACCGCCGCTCAGTCCGATTATGAATCATATTACCAACGAACAGGAGCTGAACACGGATGGCTATATTCCGGCAGTTGACCAGATGCGGATTCCAATCAGTTATTTGGCCTCACTGCTCTCAGCAGGCGATACATCTGTCATTCGAAAAGTCCTATTGAAATTAACCGCCATGCGTGTACACATGCGATCGATTAATGTTGGCGGGATTGACGAACTGGGAAAAAGCAAATTGCTGGAAGAGGCAGGAACAGATGTAGAGACAATCGAGGAGATGGCTCGTCTTTTAGGAGTGGCCAAATATAATGAACGCTTTGTCATTCCAACCGGGCGCAGGGAAATGGATGATGACCTGCATTATCGTCAGGGGGCGTGCAGTCTTGAGGATCTTGCCCCGCCTGAGGGAATGGTCACCTATCCGTATGAAAGGGGAAATTGA
- the narJ gene encoding nitrate reductase molybdenum cofactor assembly chaperone has translation MEAYQQIVLMAASRLLSYPTREDLRDVQVMVETMEGPEAVKRTARDAAASICRMPLHDLQELYVETFDMNEKLSLYLSAHEFGDSPKRGAALIRLQKTVSQAGYERVGNELADYIPLLYELIAVTSDEINHERLLNRLGAVTQRIFNQVPETSPYHLVFSMLMQEVFETPSQSDLEKMEQEREEADLEELPYPIMYG, from the coding sequence ATGGAAGCCTATCAACAGATCGTGTTAATGGCCGCCTCGCGCTTACTCAGTTACCCGACACGCGAGGACTTACGTGATGTACAGGTCATGGTGGAAACAATGGAGGGCCCGGAAGCGGTTAAAAGAACGGCTCGGGATGCGGCAGCGTCCATCTGCCGCATGCCGCTCCATGATTTGCAGGAACTGTACGTAGAAACATTTGACATGAATGAAAAATTAAGCTTGTACCTTTCCGCGCATGAATTCGGTGATAGCCCGAAACGTGGTGCAGCGCTTATAAGACTACAAAAGACAGTTAGCCAAGCCGGGTATGAGCGTGTCGGGAACGAGCTGGCAGATTATATCCCGTTGCTGTATGAACTGATTGCTGTCACAAGCGATGAGATAAACCACGAACGATTGCTTAACCGCCTTGGTGCTGTCACCCAGCGGATTTTTAACCAAGTGCCTGAAACAAGTCCCTACCACCTCGTTTTTTCCATGCTGATGCAGGAAGTGTTCGAAACACCATCGCAATCTGATTTGGAAAAAATGGAACAAGAACGGGAGGAAGCAGATTTAGAAGAATTGCCTTACCCGATTATGTACGGATAA
- the narI gene encoding respiratory nitrate reductase subunit gamma — protein sequence MAAIFWWVIFPYITLAIMIFGSIYRFAFRQLSWVAPSTEFFEKKWLKIGSPLFHYGLLFAFIGHVMGMVIPKAFYHWMGVSDHMYHFLAIYGGGLAGLMVVVGVVILLIRKMTIDRVRVHATFADFFSVISLIIVAGLGVYVTLVYNTTVVAYEYRDTIGPWFRSLFVFRPQYELMTGVPFVFQLHVVAAFTLFASIPFTQLVHLYSAPVHYLNRAFQQYRSRSAYKRRGI from the coding sequence ATGGCAGCTATTTTTTGGTGGGTTATCTTTCCATATATTACGCTAGCCATTATGATTTTTGGGAGTATTTACCGCTTTGCATTTAGGCAGCTATCGTGGGTTGCACCGTCAACGGAGTTTTTTGAGAAAAAATGGCTGAAGATCGGGTCACCACTGTTTCATTACGGGCTACTGTTTGCGTTCATAGGTCATGTGATGGGGATGGTGATTCCTAAAGCGTTTTATCATTGGATGGGTGTGTCAGACCACATGTATCATTTCCTGGCAATTTATGGCGGTGGTCTTGCCGGGCTAATGGTTGTTGTCGGGGTAGTAATTTTGCTCATTCGTAAAATGACGATTGACAGGGTCCGGGTGCATGCTACGTTTGCCGACTTTTTCTCTGTGATTAGTCTAATTATCGTCGCAGGACTTGGTGTCTATGTAACACTCGTTTATAATACAACGGTTGTTGCTTATGAATACAGGGACACAATCGGACCGTGGTTTCGGAGTTTATTCGTATTTCGCCCGCAGTATGAGCTGATGACCGGTGTGCCGTTTGTGTTTCAGTTGCATGTCGTAGCGGCGTTCACCTTATTTGCATCAATTCCATTCACGCAATTGGTCCATCTTTACAGTGCACCAGTCCATTACTTAAATCGCGCGTTCCAGCAATACCGGTCCCGATCAGCTTACAAACGAAGAGGAATTTAG
- a CDS encoding DegV family protein: MNPVILADSACDLSEEHYKALNIKMVPLMVQLNGQEYKDGQEIMPKSVYKAMREGEIPKTSQVSPQTFKTIFTSYAEAKQPLVYLAFSSGLSGTYQTAKMMEQEVKETWPEAELHVIDTKCASIGYGLVILRAAQLAKGGASTGEIIETAKYHADHMEHVFTVDDLDYLYRGGRVSKTAAFVGSLLNVKPILHVEDGKLVPLEKIRGSKKLLKRMLAIMETRGTDLSNQTIGISHGDDLATAEKLASMIKEKFGTDDILIEMVGSTIGAHAGPGTLALFFLNSPYK, encoded by the coding sequence ATGAATCCCGTCATCCTCGCTGATTCAGCATGTGATTTATCTGAGGAACATTATAAAGCATTAAACATTAAAATGGTACCATTAATGGTTCAGCTGAACGGACAAGAATATAAAGATGGCCAGGAAATAATGCCGAAGTCTGTCTATAAAGCCATGCGGGAAGGTGAAATCCCAAAAACTTCCCAAGTATCCCCACAGACCTTTAAAACCATTTTTACATCCTATGCGGAAGCAAAGCAACCATTAGTGTATCTAGCCTTTTCATCCGGGTTATCAGGTACCTATCAGACAGCGAAAATGATGGAGCAGGAAGTAAAAGAAACCTGGCCTGAAGCTGAGCTGCATGTGATTGATACGAAATGTGCTTCTATCGGCTACGGGCTTGTCATCCTTCGTGCGGCCCAACTTGCCAAGGGTGGCGCATCTACTGGAGAAATTATTGAAACTGCCAAGTATCACGCAGACCATATGGAACACGTTTTCACTGTTGATGACCTTGACTATTTGTACCGCGGTGGGCGAGTCAGTAAAACGGCGGCATTCGTCGGATCGCTACTTAACGTCAAACCAATTCTCCACGTGGAAGACGGCAAACTGGTACCTCTGGAAAAAATACGCGGCTCCAAAAAACTTTTGAAACGCATGCTAGCAATCATGGAAACGCGAGGCACCGATCTGTCAAACCAGACAATCGGCATTAGCCATGGTGATGACTTAGCAACTGCCGAAAAATTAGCAAGCATGATTAAAGAAAAATTCGGAACAGATGATATCCTAATTGAGATGGTCGGTTCCACAATCGGCGCACACGCTGGACCAGGTACCCTTGCCCTGTTCTTTTTAAATAGCCCGTATAAATGA
- a CDS encoding YitT family protein, with amino-acid sequence MFLVEAKRIIIVIFGAILNAMSLNLFLIKANVYASGFTGAAQLISSIFNDFIGIGLSTGVILFILNIPVAILGWLKVGKGFTIYSVISVIVTTLALEIMPVVELSGDIILNAVFGGVLAGVGVGLTLKHGASTGGMDIVAMVLSRMKDKPIGTYFLMLNAIITAMAGILYNAENALYTLLTLYVTTSVIDAIHTRHEKVTAMIITHKAEELQHAIHDTMVRGITILPAKGAYTREDKNMLYLVVTRYELYDLERIIGEVDPNAFTNIVQTTGIFGFFRKD; translated from the coding sequence ATGTTTTTAGTCGAAGCGAAACGGATAATCATTGTCATATTCGGCGCCATCTTAAATGCGATGTCACTGAACTTATTCCTGATTAAGGCCAATGTATATGCGAGTGGCTTCACAGGTGCCGCACAGCTTATTTCAAGTATTTTTAATGACTTTATCGGGATAGGGTTATCTACCGGTGTTATCCTATTTATTTTGAACATTCCAGTTGCGATACTGGGCTGGCTAAAAGTTGGAAAAGGATTTACTATTTACAGTGTCATATCAGTTATTGTTACCACACTTGCCCTGGAGATAATGCCTGTTGTCGAACTGTCTGGGGATATTATTTTAAATGCGGTGTTTGGTGGTGTTCTAGCCGGTGTTGGTGTCGGACTCACACTGAAGCATGGTGCGTCAACCGGTGGGATGGATATAGTCGCAATGGTACTATCCCGAATGAAAGACAAGCCAATTGGTACGTATTTTCTTATGCTTAATGCAATTATTACAGCTATGGCTGGTATTCTGTATAACGCGGAGAACGCATTGTATACATTATTAACACTATATGTGACCACAAGTGTCATTGACGCAATCCATACACGGCATGAAAAAGTTACCGCAATGATCATCACACATAAGGCGGAAGAACTGCAGCATGCCATTCATGATACAATGGTCCGAGGAATTACCATCCTCCCGGCGAAAGGGGCCTATACAAGAGAGGACAAAAACATGTTATATCTTGTTGTCACACGGTATGAACTGTATGATTTGGAACGAATTATTGGAGAAGTAGATCCTAACGCTTTCACCAATATTGTGCAAACAACAGGCATATTTGGCTTCTTTAGAAAAGATTAA
- a CDS encoding IS110 family transposase, whose protein sequence is MKLFAGLDVSSFDIKICLLDGEGEKVKSFTVSNDLPGASELRDTVLEYLRDQAVDTLKFGLESTSVYSFHPSMFLHHDEALKALGAEVFVMNPKQIANFKKSYSDMDKTDEIDAFVIADYLRFGRLPMSVVKESQYVALQQLTRSRYQLVHQVTKEKQHFLQHLSFKCNTFKEEVDSSVFGNAMMELFFEKFSLDELAQMPVEDLADFLQEKGRNRFGDPECVAKSIQKAVRSSYRLDKVVEDSIDVILGTTIEVIRTLQKQIKEIDKAIERIMAGLPQTLVTIPGIGPVFTAGIIAEIGQIERFDDETKIAKYAGLYWRKHQSGRFTADDTSLTRNGNQYLRYYLVEAANSVRRHVPEYQAYYAKKYSEVPKHQHKRALVLTARKLVRLVDVLLRNHQIYTPKRSVNA, encoded by the coding sequence ATGAAATTATTTGCTGGATTAGATGTTAGTTCTTTTGATATCAAGATTTGTTTGCTGGATGGTGAAGGAGAAAAGGTTAAATCCTTCACGGTTTCCAATGACCTTCCTGGTGCTAGTGAGCTTCGGGATACTGTTTTGGAATATTTGCGTGATCAGGCTGTTGATACGCTCAAATTCGGGCTTGAATCCACGTCCGTTTATAGTTTTCATCCATCCATGTTTCTTCATCATGATGAGGCACTCAAAGCACTTGGCGCAGAGGTATTTGTCATGAATCCAAAACAGATTGCGAACTTTAAAAAGAGTTATAGCGACATGGACAAAACCGATGAAATTGATGCGTTCGTCATCGCCGATTATCTGCGTTTTGGCCGATTGCCAATGTCTGTTGTCAAAGAGAGCCAATATGTTGCGCTCCAACAGCTTACACGCTCCAGGTATCAGCTAGTTCATCAGGTTACCAAGGAAAAGCAGCACTTCCTTCAACACTTGAGTTTTAAATGCAATACCTTCAAAGAGGAAGTCGATTCTTCCGTTTTTGGGAATGCCATGATGGAACTGTTTTTCGAGAAGTTCAGTCTGGATGAACTTGCGCAAATGCCGGTTGAAGATCTAGCTGATTTTCTACAAGAAAAGGGCAGAAATCGCTTTGGTGACCCGGAATGTGTTGCGAAATCCATTCAGAAAGCCGTTCGTTCTTCTTACCGTCTGGACAAGGTTGTGGAAGACTCTATCGATGTTATTCTTGGTACAACTATCGAAGTCATTCGCACACTCCAAAAACAGATAAAGGAAATTGATAAAGCAATCGAGCGTATCATGGCTGGACTGCCACAAACGCTTGTCACTATCCCAGGCATCGGGCCCGTGTTTACTGCGGGAATCATCGCCGAAATCGGCCAAATTGAGCGATTTGATGATGAAACTAAGATAGCCAAATATGCAGGCCTTTATTGGCGAAAGCACCAATCAGGCCGCTTCACAGCTGACGACACTTCACTTACGCGTAACGGGAATCAGTACCTCAGATATTACCTGGTTGAAGCCGCCAACTCGGTAAGACGGCACGTTCCTGAGTATCAAGCATATTACGCGAAAAAATACAGTGAAGTACCTAAGCATCAACACAAAAGAGCACTCGTCTTAACCGCAAGAAAATTAGTGCGTTTGGTGGATGTGCTACTACGCAATCACCAAATCTACACGCCAAAAAGGAGCGTGAATGCATGA
- a CDS encoding NifU N-terminal domain-containing protein, whose translation MGVRAESTPNPNAVKFTTDSLIFQGESSISVMPGDTSEHAILNDLMQINGVDNVFGYQNFITVNKNFDVEWDELQPRVMEVLEKYGY comes from the coding sequence ATGGGAGTACGAGCTGAATCTACACCGAATCCGAATGCAGTTAAGTTCACAACGGACAGCCTTATTTTCCAGGGTGAGAGTAGTATTTCGGTTATGCCGGGTGATACAAGTGAACATGCCATTTTAAACGACTTGATGCAAATAAATGGTGTTGATAATGTTTTCGGGTATCAAAACTTTATTACAGTAAACAAAAACTTTGACGTGGAGTGGGACGAACTACAACCACGCGTCATGGAAGTACTTGAAAAATACGGATACTAA
- a CDS encoding DUF3813 family protein, protein MQQQQNMMQRAREAVNALTNNKANANQQEKQAAQNAIQAAKSQASSEEQQQLQQLEQQLQQKNQLQ, encoded by the coding sequence ATGCAACAGCAACAAAACATGATGCAGCGTGCACGAGAAGCTGTTAATGCGCTGACAAATAACAAAGCCAATGCTAACCAACAGGAGAAGCAGGCGGCACAGAACGCAATTCAAGCTGCGAAAAGCCAGGCATCTTCTGAAGAACAGCAGCAGCTCCAACAACTCGAACAGCAGTTGCAACAAAAAAACCAATTGCAATAA
- a CDS encoding Cof-type HAD-IIB family hydrolase gives METKRHLIAVDLDGTLLTKDKTISERNRKTLQKAMLDGHIVVIATGRPHRASIDYYHTLGLDTPMVNFNGALIHHPTDDKWDVLHNPMPRLTAHQIIDACYDLNVHNIVAEVMDDVYLDQYDESIINIFQMSRQDSPFTIGSLKNKLKDDPTSLLIHPKEENIQSIRSHLDHYHAELIEHRKWGTPWNIIEIVKKGLNKAVGLEKLAYYYHIPKEQIIAFGDEDNDLEMLDFAGVGVAMGNAIDELKTVARYVTDTNEQDGISLFLEDYLKLESKTK, from the coding sequence ATGGAAACGAAACGACATTTAATTGCAGTGGACCTTGATGGCACGCTATTGACCAAAGATAAAACCATCAGTGAACGAAACAGGAAAACACTTCAAAAGGCTATGCTAGACGGGCATATTGTGGTCATTGCAACCGGACGGCCGCATCGTGCCAGCATCGATTATTACCACACACTTGGACTGGACACACCAATGGTTAATTTCAACGGGGCACTGATTCACCACCCGACCGATGACAAATGGGATGTACTGCATAATCCAATGCCACGCCTGACAGCACATCAGATTATTGATGCATGCTACGATTTGAACGTACATAATATTGTGGCTGAAGTGATGGACGATGTTTACCTTGATCAATATGACGAAAGTATCATCAACATCTTCCAAATGTCACGTCAGGATTCACCTTTCACAATCGGAAGCCTAAAAAATAAATTAAAGGACGACCCGACATCCCTCTTAATCCATCCAAAAGAAGAAAATATCCAATCAATCCGTTCCCACCTGGATCACTATCATGCGGAACTTATCGAGCATCGCAAATGGGGGACGCCTTGGAATATTATTGAAATTGTTAAAAAGGGGCTTAATAAAGCAGTTGGGCTTGAAAAACTCGCTTATTATTATCATATCCCGAAAGAACAAATTATTGCATTCGGCGATGAGGACAATGACTTGGAAATGCTCGATTTTGCCGGTGTTGGTGTAGCCATGGGCAATGCGATTGATGAATTGAAAACTGTTGCTCGTTATGTGACAGACACAAACGAGCAGGATGGGATAAGCCTGTTCCTCGAGGACTATTTAAAACTCGAGTCAAAAACTAAGTAA
- a CDS encoding alpha/beta fold hydrolase: MIGIEHITLASIPSLVVADNKKRQDALPTLTYLHGFTSAKEHNLPLAYLLADKGFRVILPDSMYHGEREAEMSEEQLQLSFWNIVLQNVKELKNIKEALAEQGLLLDGRFGVAGTSMGGITAAATLTQYPWIQAAGILMGTPKMTTYAKTLVDGFKTAGNLPVTEDEIVELYDQLSHYDLSKQMDELQERPVLFWHGDNDPVVPFDHSYTFYDKARTYYTDKEKIRFIKESNRGHKVSRQAILETVKWFEKYL, from the coding sequence ATGATTGGGATTGAACATATAACATTGGCATCGATTCCCAGTTTAGTCGTTGCTGACAATAAAAAACGACAGGATGCATTGCCGACACTTACTTATTTACACGGATTTACCAGTGCCAAAGAACACAATTTACCCCTTGCTTATTTACTTGCCGACAAAGGCTTTCGGGTCATTCTTCCTGATAGCATGTATCACGGTGAACGAGAAGCGGAAATGTCCGAGGAACAATTGCAACTATCCTTTTGGAACATTGTACTGCAAAACGTTAAGGAACTGAAAAACATCAAAGAAGCGCTTGCTGAACAAGGACTTTTGCTGGATGGGCGATTTGGTGTAGCCGGGACAAGCATGGGCGGCATTACCGCCGCTGCAACCCTGACACAATATCCATGGATTCAAGCGGCTGGCATCCTGATGGGCACTCCAAAAATGACAACGTATGCCAAAACATTAGTAGACGGTTTCAAAACAGCGGGCAATCTCCCTGTGACTGAGGACGAAATTGTAGAGCTTTATGATCAATTGTCGCACTACGATTTATCTAAACAAATGGATGAATTGCAGGAACGCCCCGTTTTGTTCTGGCATGGGGACAATGATCCTGTCGTACCGTTCGACCATTCGTATACATTTTATGATAAAGCACGCACCTATTATACAGATAAGGAAAAAATAAGGTTTATTAAGGAATCAAACCGGGGTCATAAAGTAAGCCGCCAAGCTATATTAGAGACAGTAAAATGGTTTGAAAAATACTTATAA
- a CDS encoding metal-sulfur cluster assembly factor: MDEALKENIIGGLENVIDPELGIDIVNLGLIYNVDLNDEGLCTVTMTLTAMGCPLAGHIEQDVRRSLSDIPEIKEIDVNIVWDPPWGKDKMSRYAKIALGIPD; encoded by the coding sequence ATGGATGAGGCGCTGAAAGAAAATATTATCGGCGGCCTGGAAAATGTCATTGACCCCGAATTGGGAATTGACATTGTGAATCTCGGATTGATTTACAACGTTGATTTGAATGATGAGGGTCTGTGTACTGTTACAATGACACTTACCGCAATGGGCTGTCCATTAGCTGGACATATCGAGCAAGACGTTCGCCGTTCGCTTTCAGATATTCCTGAGATTAAAGAAATCGATGTCAATATCGTCTGGGACCCGCCATGGGGTAAAGATAAAATGTCACGTTACGCGAAGATCGCACTTGGCATTCCGGACTGA
- the mobB gene encoding molybdopterin-guanine dinucleotide biosynthesis protein B: MKICQIAGYKNSGKTTVMNELIRYFSDKGWKVGSLKHHGHGGEPDMTEGTDSHDHLGSGSVISGVQGENITQLTLAAPLQLDELIQTYRQFQLDLLLVEGYKTATYPKIVLLKSEEDRSLLQNLSAIIAVGTWDIKMTFNQDYPVLDMNNLYELVPTLAERIRRDL, translated from the coding sequence ATGAAGATTTGTCAAATTGCCGGATATAAAAATTCGGGGAAGACGACTGTTATGAACGAACTTATCCGGTATTTTTCCGACAAAGGCTGGAAAGTCGGATCGTTGAAGCATCATGGTCATGGTGGCGAACCGGATATGACTGAAGGAACAGATAGTCATGACCACTTGGGTTCCGGCTCTGTCATTAGTGGTGTCCAAGGGGAGAATATTACCCAGCTAACATTAGCTGCACCGCTGCAACTGGATGAGTTAATCCAGACGTATCGCCAATTTCAGCTTGACCTATTGCTAGTTGAAGGCTATAAAACAGCAACATACCCGAAAATTGTTCTCCTTAAAAGTGAGGAAGATCGCTCGCTTTTACAGAATCTATCGGCTATAATAGCAGTAGGAACATGGGATATAAAAATGACATTTAATCAAGATTATCCTGTGCTTGACATGAACAATTTGTATGAGCTTGTACCAACGTTAGCTGAACGTATAAGAAGGGATTTATGA
- a CDS encoding molybdenum cofactor biosynthesis protein MoaE yields the protein MMDKNYWITETPIEPNDCIKKVARNEAGAVNTFIGTVREFTKDKRTLYLEYQAYVPMAEKKLAQIGEEIEQKWGDANTAIVHRIGRLEIADIAVVIAVSTPHRADAFEASRYAIERIKEIVPIWKKEHWEDGTKWIGDQKENKSYDKKIPSEEEMRDD from the coding sequence ATGATGGATAAAAACTATTGGATTACTGAAACACCGATTGAACCGAATGACTGTATAAAAAAAGTTGCCCGGAATGAAGCTGGTGCTGTGAATACATTTATTGGCACTGTCCGCGAGTTCACCAAAGACAAGCGAACGCTTTATCTTGAGTATCAGGCTTATGTACCGATGGCTGAGAAAAAACTTGCGCAAATTGGTGAGGAAATCGAACAAAAATGGGGAGATGCCAACACCGCAATCGTGCACCGAATTGGGCGTTTGGAAATAGCAGACATTGCGGTTGTCATTGCTGTATCAACGCCGCACCGTGCTGATGCGTTTGAAGCAAGCCGTTATGCGATTGAGCGAATAAAAGAAATTGTACCCATTTGGAAAAAAGAACATTGGGAAGATGGCACAAAATGGATAGGCGATCAGAAAGAAAACAAATCGTATGATAAGAAAATTCCTTCCGAGGAGGAGATGCGTGATGATTAA
- the moaD gene encoding molybdopterin converting factor subunit 1, with translation MINVLFFADLREAAGSEKVSVEADGLSVSELKTKLLSSYELNNLDHAMVAVNEEYSQDDTLLKRGDVVAFIPPVSGG, from the coding sequence ATGATTAATGTTCTGTTTTTTGCTGATTTGAGGGAAGCTGCCGGCAGTGAAAAGGTAAGCGTGGAAGCAGATGGATTATCCGTGAGTGAATTGAAAACAAAATTGTTGTCATCGTATGAACTCAATAATCTTGATCATGCTATGGTTGCTGTTAACGAAGAGTATTCCCAAGATGATACGCTGTTAAAGCGTGGAGATGTCGTCGCGTTTATTCCGCCGGTGAGCGGTGGATGA
- a CDS encoding metal-sulfur cluster assembly factor — translation MSLENKVGAALFEVIDPELGINIMDLGLVYGIAVDVEDNVNIVMTLTTPGCPMHDSIKAGVERRISQIDGIGDINIDLVWEPAWTPAKMSERAQEMLGFA, via the coding sequence ATGTCACTTGAAAACAAAGTTGGTGCAGCATTATTTGAAGTAATTGACCCGGAGCTGGGTATCAACATTATGGACCTTGGACTTGTATACGGGATAGCTGTCGATGTGGAGGACAATGTGAATATTGTCATGACACTGACCACACCAGGCTGCCCGATGCATGACAGCATTAAAGCTGGTGTTGAACGTCGCATCAGCCAAATTGACGGTATTGGTGATATTAACATTGACCTTGTCTGGGAGCCGGCGTGGACGCCAGCCAAAATGAGTGAGCGTGCCCAAGAGATGTTAGGTTTTGCTTAG
- a CDS encoding DUF2249 domain-containing protein: MIIDNRGLEPPQPMMRTLKALDKLNDGASLSIINDRRPLFLYEELDDRGYAHETEAQDDGSFKITITKSGN; the protein is encoded by the coding sequence ATGATCATTGACAATCGCGGACTCGAACCGCCACAGCCGATGATGCGCACGCTAAAAGCACTCGATAAACTGAATGATGGAGCGTCACTATCCATCATCAATGATCGCCGCCCACTATTTTTATACGAGGAACTAGATGACCGCGGCTATGCGCATGAAACAGAAGCACAAGATGATGGCAGCTTTAAAATTACGATAACGAAGTCTGGTAATTAA
- a CDS encoding DUF2249 domain-containing protein, producing MDNQENMVELDVRQDLAMKKEPFDKIMGTVKSLNNGEGFILHAPFNPLPLHKILKRRGFTYETEKIEKKHWKVIYIKQEGDAK from the coding sequence ATGGATAACCAAGAGAACATGGTGGAACTGGATGTTCGCCAAGACTTGGCCATGAAAAAAGAACCGTTCGACAAAATTATGGGAACGGTGAAAAGTTTAAACAATGGTGAAGGATTTATCCTCCACGCACCATTCAATCCGCTCCCCTTACACAAAATATTAAAACGGCGCGGATTCACCTACGAAACGGAAAAGATAGAAAAAAAGCATTGGAAAGTAATCTACATTAAACAAGAAGGTGACGCAAAATGA